Genomic window (Musa acuminata AAA Group cultivar baxijiao chromosome BXJ1-9, Cavendish_Baxijiao_AAA, whole genome shotgun sequence):
gtagcattgcgATCATCAAGGTGAGTAGCAAAAAAGTTTACAACATAGTATTACAACATGACAaggaggaattgtgtccacttttcctaaatatatacatatccttattcaggtggtggaaagttaaaatgtctaaacaatgtGTCAAACTATCGATGAatatgctgcagctcagataagatttgattgtggcattgttcaagtcgatcttgtctttgttcaaagcgatccatccaaatccttatgtcttcgatagatgaagaaggtgcttgctctactagcggtgattcctcaaagggaccagttggaggagatataTTACccttaaagattggtgtttccgaTTCTAgtttaggttgagggggatcgattcttctaggcagtctaacccacataccatttctaaatatatatctcatccgtcgaagtagatttttatttatgatactaaatttatctagctttataacttcttcgtcgagTGGAATGGTAATATCGTaggtgttacggtaagtaacttttttagccgtggcctcggggccgtcgcggcttggttcgggtccggaaggcggtgatctccgttggggcgctcctcgaggtctcccggcggccgagctcggtggttcgggtcgggaggtcggttcggcagttcgggtcggcggttcggatcggcggctcgggtcgggaggcagctccgccgcagcttcgggaagaggcgacaccgtctcgcacctgcacacaggtcgggccgggagctcggcccgacccctccgacgatcaagttagagaaagatgtggaggggattgtggatgaggcagaagaagagcctctgagtgttttgtgtctgagtgagttccccccctctgcttaggactcaggggtatttatagaggaggtttgatgttggcgtctgacattgccactggggctgcgtgggagaccgggggatcgcagggtatgggcgagcttcaaccgttacctgcttctatcgcgtccggctgtgctgggtcaactgagGGGGCTAtgggctcagtgaggctgacgCCCGGATGCAGACCGTCACCCTCATTGCTCCCCCtagggcgccgcgcctgtccacgtgcgggggacgttGCCGGGAGCGGGGAACGTTGCacgtgaggccgagtggccgaggcagcgaggctgctagctggctgcgcgtgaggccgaggagccgaggcagcaaggcagcaaggcagtaaggcagcgtgctagctgcgcatgaggccgagtggccgaggcagcgtagtgcttgctggctgcgcacgaggccgagtggccgaggcagcgaggctgcttgctggctgcggacgaggccgaggagccgaggcagcgaggcagcaaggcagtaaggcagcgtgctagctgcgcgtgaggccgagtggccgaggcagcgaggctgctagcTGGCTGCGCgcaaggccgagtggccgaggcagcgaggcagcgtgttggctgcgcatgaggccgagtggccgaggctgcaAGGCagtgtgttggctgcgcatgaggccgagtggccgaggctgcaaggtagcgtgttggctgcgcatgaggccgagtggccgaggctgcaaggcagcatgttggctgcgcatgaggtggggtctgccattttttgtcatatcatatgccccccccgaaaggagctatgcgtcggttcttgcatgcagggggtctgatgcatggctttttacttcaggtgggctggtcatgcatatccgaggcgtatgacgtaagcgggctagccgcgcggacgtgtctcgtgcaacatggggtcgaggtgcgcaactcagtcaggaagccgagcagggttggactcggggccgatggagccgatgagggctgaggagcacagcgtaggcggggtgaccgcgtaggtgtggtcctgggatggcgtagagccgagggccgaggagcacaacgcaggcggggtgaccgcgcaggtgtggtctcaggatggcgtagagccgagggccgaggagcacaacgcaggcggtttgaccgcgcaggtgtggtctcgggaggcgtaaagccgagggtcgaggagcacaacgccggcggggtgaccgtgtaggtgtgatctcgagaggcgtagagccgagggtcgaggagcacaacgccggcggggtgaccgcgcaggtgtgatctcgagaggcgtagagccgagggccgaggtgcacaacgcaggcggggtgaccgcgcaggtgtgatctcgggaggcgtagagccgagggccgaggagcacaacgcagtcggggtgaccgcgcaggtgtggtcccgggatggcgtagagccgagggccgaggagcacaacgcaggcggggtgaccgcgcaggtgtggtctcgggatggcgtagagccgagggccgaggagcacaacgtaggcggggtgaccgcgcaggtgtgatctcgggatggcgtagagccgagggccgaggagcacatcgtaggcgggttggccgcgcaggtgtggtctcgggatggcgtagagccgagggccgaggagcacaacgcaggcggggtgaccgcgcaggtgtggtctcgggatggcgtagagccgagggccgaggagcacaacgtaggcgggttggccgcgcaggtgtggtctcgggatggcgtagagccgagggccgaggagcacaacgtaggcgggttggccgcgcaggtgtggtctcgagatggcgtagagccgagggccgaggagcacaacgtaggcgggttggccgcgcaggtgtggtctcgggatggcgtagagccgagggccgaggagcacaacacaggcggggtgaccgcgcaggtgtggtctcgggatggcatagagccgaagagccgaggaacacgacgcaggcggggtgaccgcgctggtgtgttCTCGggttggcgtaaagccgaagagccgaggagcacgacgcaggcaggttggccgcgctggtgtggtctcgggatggcgtagagccaaagagccgaggagcacgacgcaggcggggtgaccgcgcaagcgtggtctcgggtggtacggagccaaagggggtgtcctcgagcattaagcgaccgaggaggcctcgggcattatgcgaccgaggtggcggcctcgggcattacgcgaccgaggtggtggcctcggcaagcatggagccgaggcactcggcgcaggcaggctgcggccgagggatgtaACCCAGGTGGGTAAGGTAGtggatatggccgaggagttcggcgcgggcaagctggccgtgcagacgtgtctcggggtttatggagccgaggggcacgacgcgggcgtactggcggcactggtctgtctcgggaacatggaaccaaggagcatgacgcaggcggctggcggcgcaggtgtggtctcgggcattacgcgaccgaggagcacgacgcaggcgggcagaccgcgcaggcgtggtcgcaagggccatgcgaccgagtagcacgacgtaggtgggcaggacgcgaggacgtggactcgggcaccatgcggccgaggtacacgatagaggcgGACAGGACGCGCCGAGGTAGttctcggcagtgattggccgaggtgctcggtgcaggcaggctgcgaccgagggacaccgctcaggcgggcaggccgcgctgaggtggggtttcagcagagagttgccgagttgctcggtgcaggcaggctacgaccgaggtacaccgctcaggggggcaggccgcgctgaggtgggatttcggcagagagttgccgaggtgctcggtgcaggcagtctgcgaccgaggtacaccgctcaggggggcaggccgcgctgaggtgggatttcggcagagagttgccgaggtgctcggtgcaggcaggctgcgaccgaggtggtgggctcggcaagcatggagccgaggcgttcggcgcaggcaagccgcgGTCGAGAGGCGTGGaccaggtggatagggccgtggagttcggcacgggcaggctggccgcgcagacgtGTCCCGGGGTTTATGGagtcgaggggcacgacgcgggcgtactggcggcactggtctgtctcgggaacatggagccaaggagcacgacgtaggcggggtgaccgcgcaggcgtggtcgcgagggtcatgcgaccgagtagcacgatcaggcgggcaggaagctaggacgcggcctcgggcaccacgcgacCGAGGAACACGATAGGCGGTCGGGCCGTGCCGAGgtgggtctcggcagagattggccgaggtgctcggtgcaggcaggctgtgaccgagggacaccgctcaggcggacaggccgcgccgaggtagatctcggtagtgattggccgaggtgctcggtgcagtcaGGCTGCgatcgagggacaccgctcaggcgggcaggccgcgctgaggtgggatttcggcagagagttgccgaggtgctcggtgcaggcaggctgcgactgaggtacaccgctcaggggtgcaggccgcgctgaggtggtatttcggcagagagttgccgaggtgctcggtgcaggcaggctgcgaccgaggtggtgggctcGGCAACAATGGAACCGAGGCgttcggcgcaggcaagccgcgGTCGAGGGGCGTGGaccaggtggatagggccgtggagttcggcacgggcaggctggccgcgcagacgtgtcccggggtttatggagccgaggggcacgacgcgggcgtactggcggcactggtctgtctcgggaacatggagccaaggagcacgacgcaggcggggtgaccgcgcaggcgtggtcgcgagggtcatgcgaccgagtagcacgatcaggcgggcaggacgctaggacgcggcctcgggcaccacgcggccgaggaacacgacaggcggtcgggccgtgccgaggtgggtctcggcagagattggccgaggtgctcggtgcaggcaggctgtgaCCGAGGGACACTGctcaggcggacaggccgcgccgaggtagatctcggcattgattggccgaggtgctcggtgcaggcaggctgcgaccgagggacaccgctcaggcgggcaggccgcgctgaggtgggatttcggcagagagttgccgaggtgctcggtgcaggcaggctgcgaccgaggtagtgggctgcttgctgcgcatgaggctgagtggccgaggcagcgtgctggctgcacacggggccgaggggccgaggcagcgcgctgcttgctgcgcatgaggccgaggagccgaggcagcgaggctgctaggcagcgtgctacttgctgcgcatgaggccgagtggccgaggcaacgaggctgcttgctggctgcgcatgaggccgagtgaccgaggcagcgaggcagcttgctgcgtatgaggccgagtggccgaggcagcgtgttacttgctgcgcatgaggccgagtggccgaggcagcgaggctgcttgctggctgcgcatgaggccgagtgaccgAGGCAACGAGgcagcttgctgcgcatgaggccgtgtGACCGAGGCAACGAGGCAGCTTGCTGcgtatgaggccgagtggccgaggcagcatgttacttgctgcgcatgaggccgagtggccgaggcagcgaggctgcttgctggctgcgcatgaggccgagtgaccgAGGCAACGAGGCAGCTTGCTGcgtatgaggccgagtggccgaggcagcgtgttacttgctgcgcatgaggccgagtcgcCGAGGCAGCGAGCAAGGcagtgtgctggctgcgcatgaggccgagtggccgaggcagcgaggctgctaggcagcgtgctacttgctgcgcatgaggccgagtggccgaggcagcgaggctgcttgctggctgcgcatgaggccgagtggccgaggcagcgtgttggctgcttgctggctacgcgtgaggccgaggagccgaggcagcaaggcagcagcGTGTTGGAGTGAACAGAGCTTACCTTAACAGGGTTCTTGGGGGAGAAGAAGGACGACCTCCAGTTGTTGATGAGGCCTTCATCAATGATGACGAAGCCTTGGATGTAGTCGAACCTTTCGCTCCGGTGGGCGCTGTGGAGCGAGACGAGGAGCTCCTAGTCTCTGGTGAAGGCCGCGAAGTCGGAGTACAGTACTCGGATCCATCTCACCCCGTGAGGAGCTGTCTCCAGTGCAATCCGGGCTCTGATGATGATCCTAAACTGTCCCTGACCACCGAGAACTCCATGGAACAGCTCTGAGTTCTGCTCTTCTGAGCATGTTATCAGCTCGCCCTTGCCTGTGACCATATCGAGCTTGTGGACATTGCTGATCTGAGGTCCGTGGTGAAAGGCTTGCCCGCTTACGCCGGCGTTGGAGAGGGTGCTGCCGACCGACAAGTAGAGGTAGTCGGTCCACGACTTGGGCGCGAGGCCGTCGTTGGCTAGCGTCCAGTTCAACACATCGACCTGGAGATCACCCCCCGAGGCGTCGACATAGTGCTCGCCCGTGGACGGCGAGCACGTCGGCTCCGGGCGGGGCACGATCCGGCCGCGACTCATCTGGACCACGACGCCGTCCGGCGAGAGCGTCTGGCCCTTGATCGAGTGGCCGTGTCCCCTAGCGGAGACCGGCAACCAgcgggccgcgcgcgtgggaccgaggggccgacgcgggcggaggTGTGCGGGGGCCGAGGAGCCGggacgcgcgggctggccgcgcgcgtggggccgaggcaggcgaggcgcgcggggccgagccgcgcgcttggccgaggagccgagaccggccccagaagtcgctgctgctggtgcaggtcggctgcagtggagcgACTAATGAGAAAGCTAATGTACCGTCGTTtccggggccctccttctagcgccattatgttacggtaagtaactttattagccgtggcctcggggccgtcgcggcttggttcgggtccggaaggcggtgatctccgttggggcgctcctcgaggtctcccggcggccgagctcggtggttcgggtcgggaggtcggttcggcagttcgggtcggcggttcggatcggcggctcgggtcgggaggcagctccgccgcagcttcgggaagaggcgacaccgtctcgcacctgcacacaggtcaggccgggagctcggcccaacccctccgacgatcaagttagagaaagatgtggaggggattgtggatgaggcagaagaagagcctctgagtgttttgtgtctgagtgagttccccccctctgcttaggactcaggggtatttatagaggaggtttgatgttggcgtctgacattgccactggggctgcgtgggagaccgggggatcgcagggtatgggcgagcttcaaccgttacctgcttctATCGCGTCCGGCTATGCTGGGTCAACTGagggggctgtgggctcagtgagGTTGACGCCCGGACGCAGACCGTCACCCTCATTGCTCCCCCtagggcgccgcgcctgtccacgtgcgggggacgttgccgggagtggggaacgttgcgcgtgaggccgagtggccgaggcagtgaggctgctagctggctgcgcgtgaggccgaggagccgaggcagcgaggcagcaaggcagtaaggcagcgtgctagctgcgcgtgaggccgagtggccgaggcagcgtagtgcttgctggctgcgcacgaggccgagtggccgaggcagcgaggctgcttgctggctacggacgaggccgaggagccgaggcagcgaggcagcaaggcagtaaggc
Coding sequences:
- the LOC135594091 gene encoding cytokinin dehydrogenase 5-like: MSRGRIVPRPEPTCSPSTGEHYVDASGGDLQVDVLNWTLANDGLAPKSWTDYLYLSVGSTLSNAGVSGQAFHHGPQISNVHKLDMVTGKGELITCSEEQNSELFHGVLGGQGQFRIIIRARIALETAPHGVRWIRVLYSDFAAFTRD